A DNA window from Plasmodium vinckei vinckei genome assembly, chromosome: PVVCY_10 contains the following coding sequences:
- a CDS encoding transcription initiation TFIID-like, putative gives MEHAVKKIKLNNNESKNIYINDANNMSVHNISMNAILCSSLNLDSIYKHFSNCVYNPREFKCMRIDVPVSLSTVTKYINHIKNKEKSQTEKNKNEVCMAIENDPNKPLPTQPSNTNFNINIDPNNYYLPEIKYIDGISTFDDKNDEDDYTSEKLVINVSIFSNGKIICTGNNSIEACKIAMKKVEKKLKQLNFKNIKLKKIAITNILAVYNVGFSIVLPLFAQYYKSVDYDPNVFPACKVKIALTNDDNNNSSEFNEQNDSSYAWCTNRPTVETSKSKADVVSASIFSTGNITLTGGKSYDNLKRCIDILLPYLIKSRSQH, from the exons ATGGAACATgctgtaaaaaaaataaaattaaataacaatgaaagtaaaaatatatacataaacgATGCAAATAATATGAGTGTTCACAATATATCGATGAATGCTATATTATGCTCATCCCTAAACTTAGACAGCatttataaacatttttcaaattgtGTATATAACCCAAGGGAATTTAAATGTATGCGTATAGACGTACCTGTTAGTTTAAGTACTGtgacaaaatatattaatcatattaaaaataaagaaaaatcacaaactgaaaaaaataaaaatgaagttTGTATGGCTATAGAAAACGATCCAAATAAACCTCTACCTACCCAACCAAGTAACAccaattttaatatcaaCATAGACCctaataattattaccttcctgaaataaaatatatcgaTGGTATATCTACATTTGacgataaaaatgatgaagatgATTATACTAGTGAAAAACTAGTTATTAAtgtttcaattttttcaaatggtaaaattatatgcacAGGAAATAATTCTATTGAAGCATGCAAAATAGCAATGAaaaaagttgaaaaaaaattaaaacaattaaattttaaaaatattaaactaaaaaaaatagccattacaaatatattagctGTATATAATGTGGGATTCTCAATTGTTCTTCCATTATTTGCTCAGTATTATAAAAGT GTTGACTACGACCCTAACGTCTTTCCTGCCTGCAAAGTGAAAATTGCCTTGACCAAcgatgataataataactcATCTGAATTTAATGAA caAAATGATAGCTCATATGCCTGGTGTACCAATAGGCCTACAGTTGAGACAAGTAAAAGTAAAGCTGATGTTGTATCTGCCAGTATTTTTTCGACAGGGAATATAACTTTAACTGGAGGAAAGAGCTACGATAATCTGAAGAGATGTATCGACATATTGTTACCTTATCTAATTAAAAGCAGGTCTCAGCATTAG
- a CDS encoding peptide chain release factor 1, putative: MSITYLLCFILFFDFPFLVSSFYINRIGNWGIIKLNRNGNLKSSLFNLHINKENDFLNINKNHIRIEFRPGIGGDEAELWSNELKKTYQNYAEKKKCSVQTAKDVTNSIIIKSPNDLKINKDGEEIEISLYDLFKNESGTHQVKRIPKNETKDKIHSSTATIAIFIQDDADKYEINSKDLKIMTFRSSKPGGQNVNKIESGVRIVHIPTGIQTESQEERTQELNKRIAMKKLTQKIHDLQSREKEEELQNERSKFVKECHRSNRIRTYNFFTGYITDHIKNRKYDLMYFEKGKLEHLFNI; encoded by the exons ATGAgtataacatatttattatgtttcattttattttttgattttccatttttggTGTCTAgcttttatataaatcga aTAGGAAATTGGGGTATTATAAAACTAAACAGAAATggaaatttaaaaagtagtctatttaatttacatataaataaagaaaatgattttttaaatataaataaaaatcatataCGTATTGAATTTCGTCCTGGAATTGGAGGTGATGAAGCAGAACTATGGTCTAACGAGTTGAAAAAG ACTTATCAAAACTATGcggagaaaaaaaaatgctcAGTTCAAACTGCCAag gACGTCACCAATTcgataattataaaatcacCAAATGatctaaaaataaataaagatggGGAAGAAATAGAAATAAGTTTATACGACCTCTTTAAGAATGAGTCTGGGACTCACCAAGTCAAAAGGATTCCAAAAAATGAGACAAAA gaTAAAATTCACTCGTCTACTGCTACGATAGCAATTTTCATTCAAGATGATGCagataaatatgaaattaaTTCTAaggatttaaaaataatgacatTTAGATCGAGTAAGCCTGGGGGACAAAATGTTAACAAG ATCGAGTCCGGTGTCAGGATTGTGCACATCCCCACGGGAATCCAAACAGAATCTCAGGAGGAAAG AACTCAAGAATTAAACAAAAGAATAGctatgaaaaaattgacacaaaaaatacatgATTTACAAAGTCGGGAAAAGGAAGAGGAACTTCAAAATGAGCGAAGCaaattt GTGAAAGAATGTCACAGGAGCAACCGAATAAGGACTTACAACTTTTTTACGGGCTACATTACtgatcatataaaaaatcgtAAATATGACTTGATGTACTTTGAAAAAGGAAAGCTAGAACATTTATttaacatataa
- a CDS encoding protein archease, putative yields the protein MGDLPNNKIISLPQRNRRRINRNYIHEESEPEYENEIKENEIKENEISNDEAIDQDIINDNEVYDINLNKNYKYEYLDHTADIILHSYGDNLKEAFESVCISLFNYMCDLNNVELKMKRKISIKGDDLDDLLFKFLVEFHFLYGNEYFICKTVDITIFDMEQFYIEAYGYGELFSTYKHECGTEIKAITKHEIKIVSDDNSCEVYVLVDI from the coding sequence ATGGGTGATCTCccaaataacaaaataatatctcTACCCCAGAGAAACCGAAGAAGGATAAATAGAAATTATATTCACGAAGAAAGTGAACCagaatatgaaaatgaaatcaaagaaaatgaaatcaaagaaaatgaaatatctAATGATGAAGCAATTGATCaagatattataaatgataacGAAGTATACgacataaatttaaataaaaattataaatatgaataccTTGATCATACTGCtgatataattttacataGTTATGGAGATAATCTTAAGGAAGCATTTGAATCTGTATGTATTTCATTATTCAATTACATGTGTGATTTAAACAATGtcgaattaaaaatgaaaagaaaGATATCCATAAAAGGAGATGATTTAGATGATTTACTTTTTAAGTTTTTAGTTgaattccattttttatatggtaacgaatattttatttgtaaaacTGTTGATATAACTATTTTTGACATGgaacaattttatattgaaGCTTATGGATATGgtgaattattttctacatATAAGCATGAATGTGGAACAGAAATAAAAGCCATAACAAAacatgaaataaaaattgtgtCGGATGATAACTCTTGTGAAGTTTATGTATTGGTTgatatataa
- a CDS encoding transcription factor with AP2 domain(s), putative encodes MNTQFENFDELLKDLDLKNYVSFVKKCFKNGIKKNEENICSQDLRNLAKCLPRVSGVWYDLHKNSWEARWSEGAKSARKYYSVQKFGFHEARKLAIKTIKTKEINYIYNSINEDFNKPLKWNLNNDFLEINHDPTINLKKKYRTTNCKIKEIKIKKDLIGIENYSNTNIGKRLKNVKKNNSTFICSLQNENYYENDDTQIDTTNCTIKNIDEINSQCNNKMDILNYKNDLCIDNDDTNITLNESASLSSKDTALFIPKNKIHGKKEIKRQNVISPLGNTNTSINNKNGTTLISSDMLYKNEKYSESASNFSSIVKVTDDTIPYGENNDHFECSGRSISVIPEKNIVSYKNVKKNNNTINSEHISSVSNCNKKMGPNNISKEKCSSKNRDTIKNDIFSKKKKKNIFETQNEQNFNNSNNKMNVTKSGIIENVEDCLNLNISTIDKNFINPIINSQSNKVPSFEYSDEINCLRDDVPYGCSNHLYIKKNVDFSNLQTQYDLGENKKNKFSELALINIKNEKKSVTVISPHETNKYEDLCKDEDIVSKYNCRGKCTNIFKRKYNKMVDDSSTSELAISDKNQSNINGCFNGNTYGFTDNGNEGNKKNDDPTNFDKTPKLRKKNKGSNNFCDKKNNYNGELNLKDSIHSDTLHIFKNAINLLLNDLKYKCIPNFDKKILNIIEIIDNHTNYVNSTFNETFLITYVHLFDTCVSNNILPSQMDPKIQKIFCNALIAFHILLFNFQRSKKY; translated from the coding sequence ATGAATACACAGTTTGAAAATTTCGATGAACTACTAAAAGATttagatttaaaaaattatgtgagttttgtaaaaaagtgctttaaaaatggaataaaaaaaaatgaagaaaatatatgttctCAAGACTTGCGAAATTTAGCAAAATGTTTACCTCGAGTTTCAGGGGTTTGGTATGacttacataaaaatagttgGGAGGCAAGATGGTCTGAAGGAGCAAAATCTgcaagaaaatattattctgTTCAGAAATTTGGATTTCATGAAGCAAGAAAACTAGCTATTAAGacaataaaaacaaaagaaataaattatatatataatagtattAATGAAGATTTTAATAAGCCATTAAAATggaatttaaataatgattttCTAGAAATTAATCATGACCCAactataaatttaaaaaaaaaatatagaactacaaattgtaaaattaaagaaataaaaattaaaaaagatttaattggtattgaaaattatagtaatacaaatattgGAAAAcgattaaaaaatgtaaaaaaaaataattcaacttttatttgttctttacaaaatgaaaattactatgaaaatgatgatacACAAATCGATACAACTAATTGtactattaaaaatatcgatgaaataaatagccaatgtaataataaaatggatatacttaattataaaaatgatttatgTATTGATAATGATGATACAAATATTACACTAAATGAATCTGCTTCTTTGAGTTCAAAAGACACAgctttatttattccaaaaaataaaatccatggaaaaaaagaaataaaaagacaGAATGTTATATCACCATTAGGTAATACTAATACTAgcattaataataaaaatggaactACTCTTATTTCTTCAGACatgttatataaaaatgaaaaatattctgAAAGTGCAAGCAATTTTAGTAGTATAGTTAAAGTGACAGACGATACTATTCCTTATGGTGAAAACAATGACCATTTTGAGTGTAGTGGTAGATCCATTTCAGTAATCccagaaaaaaatattgtaagttacaaaaatgttaaaaaaaataataatacaataaattCTGAACATATATCTTCAGTATCAAactgtaataaaaaaatggggCCTAACAATATAAGTAAAGAAAAGTGTAGTAGTAAAAATAGGGATaccataaaaaatgatattttttcaaaaaaaaaaaaaaaaaatatattcgaAACACAAAATGAgcaaaattttaataatagtaataacaaaatgaatGTCACAAAATCGGGAATTATAGAAAATGTTGAAGACTGTCTTAATCTTAATATTTCTACTATAgacaaaaattttattaatccAATAATCAACTCTCAAAGTAATAAAGTTCCATCATTTGAATATTcagatgaaataaattgtttaaGAGATGATGTACCATATGGTTGTAGCAACCATctctatataaaaaaaaatgtcgatttttcaaatttacaAACACAATATGATTTaggtgaaaataaaaaaaataaattttctgAATTAgcattaataaatataaaaaatgaaaaaaaatctgTAACTGTAATTTCTCCCCATGAAACAAACAAGTATGAAGATCTTTGTAAAGATGAGGATATAGTTAGCAAATACAATTGTAGAGGTAAATGTacaaacatatttaaacggaaatataataaaatggttGATGATTCATCTACTAGTGAACTAGCCATATCTGATAAAAATCAgtcaaatataaatggcTGTTTCAATGGAAACACGTATGGATTTACTGATAATGGAAATGAAGGTAACAAGAAAAATGATGATCCTAcaaattttgataaaacaCCCAAATTacgtaaaaaaaataaaggatctaataatttttgtgataaaaaaaataattataatggtgaattaaatttaaaagattCTATACATTCAGATACTTTAcacattttcaaaaatgcaataaatttattattgaatgatttaaaatataaatgtatacctaattttgataaaaaaattttgaatataattGAAATAATAGATAATCATAcaaattatgtaaattCAACTTTTAatgaaacatttttaataacttatgttcatttatttgataCTTGTGTAtccaataatattttacctAGCCAAATGGATCctaaaattcaaaaaatattttgcaATGCTTTGATAGCATTTCACATTTTGTTGTTTAATTTTCAACGatctaaaaaatattag
- a CDS encoding apicoplast ribosomal protein L15 precursor, putative yields MNKMGLIFFLFILFWECIFINGYIINLKKGNCVNLINKYEIRNKLAKKNITKKKEPLNIFKEEEVEEKYNTINTINSLLGKVKRQFNITHAIDDRLKNNASKESDTLKSNNSTDINEKDEIKAIFGSMLDGSLKIGRANTMFKELKEEKKMIDLKYKMLLSRKMKLRRDQFKQLEESIKNGTFKSPYNDEQRDFLQKVLKEQEEAIEPILKEIEKINKNRYLIFDEKNELFVKLRQDIEKKKNEINIKYQEEAIKLGIKQIMDNLYEQTKTPLVWDLTQRSWPQAIYPLINGMKLKADVYWESTVVGGNREENEFFFTPSNLPSLGEKKKKRKGRGVGSKRGGSCGRGMKGQKSRSGGSIPIGFEGGQTPLYRKLPKFVSAPLGHGHRFNRYDYELISLNLINLAYTRSGEKSFLEIDWNVIDKLGLRIGKYKRRHPIKVVGCNLKKFKMKNGYDFKFYAKNVILKAHSYTVKAAREIIKNGGRCLLLKKNTQDIVYSEYNPDDKDLNRIPRRIVFSGKPSKYERKMYWLKTIKMSGENSKETVEKS; encoded by the coding sequence aTGAATAAAATGGGGTTGATATTCTTTctctttatattattttgggaatgtatatttataaatggatatattataaatttaaaaaaagggaattgtgttaatttaataaataaatatgaaataagaaataagttagcaaaaaaaaatattacaaaaaaaaaagaacctttaaatatatttaaagaagaagaagttgaagaaaaatataatacaataaatacaattaaTAGTTTGTTAGGAAAAGTGAAAAgacaatttaatattacacATGCTATAGATGATagattgaaaaataatgctTCAAAGGAAAGTGATACTTTAAAATCGAATAATTCCACcgatataaatgaaaaagatgaaataaagGCTATTTTTGGTTCTATGTTAGATGGGAGTTTAAAAATAGGAAGAGCAAATACAATGTTTAAAGAATTGaaggaagaaaaaaaaatgattgatttaaaatataaaatgctGTTAAgtagaaaaatgaaattacgAAGAGATCAATTTAAACAACTTGAAGAAAGTATAAAGAATGGAACATTTAAATCACCATATAATGATGAACAAAGagattttttacaaaaagtTTTAAAAGAACAAGAAGAAGCAATTGAACctatattaaaagaaattgaaaagattaataaaaatcgatatttaatttttgatgaaaaaaatgaattatttgtTAAATTAAGACAAGatatcgaaaaaaaaaaaaatgaaataaatataaaatatcaaGAAGAAGCTATAAAATTAGGtattaaacaaattatgGATAATCTATATGAACAAACCAAAACACCATTAGTATGGGACCTAACACAAAGAAGTTGGCCACAAGCTATATATCCACTAATAAATGGTATGAAATTAAAAGCAGATGTATATTGGGAATCAACAGTAGTTGGTGGAAATCGAGAAGAAAacgaatttttttttacaccaTCAAATTTACCATCTTTaggtgaaaaaaaaaaaaaaagaaaaggaaGAGGGGTTGGAAGTAAAAGAGGAGGATCATGTGGACGAGGTATGAAAGGACAAAAAAGTAGAAGTGGTGGTTCAATACCTATAGGTTTTGAAGGTGGACAAACACcattatatagaaaattacCAAAATTTGTTTCGGCTCCCCTTGGGCATGGTCATAGATTTAATAGATATGATTATGAAttaatttcattaaatttaattaatttagcATATACAAGAAGTGGAgaaaaatcatttttagAAATCGATTGGAATGTTATTGATAAATTAGGTCTTAGAAtaggaaaatataaaagaagaCATCCAATAAAAGTTGTTGGatgtaatttaaaaaaatttaaaatgaaaaatggatatgatttcaaattttatgcaaaaaatgttatCCTTAAAGCACATTCATATACAGTAAAAGCCGCACgagaaattataaaaaatggtggAAGATGTctattgttaaaaaaaaatactcaAGATATTGTATATTCAGAGTATAATCCAGATGATAAAGATTTAAACCGAATTCCAAGAAGAATTGTTTTTTCAGGAAAACCATCAAAAtatgaaagaaaaatgtATTGGTTGAAGACGATAAAAATGAGTGGTGAAAATTCCAAGGAAACGGTGgaaaaatcataa